Part of the Arachis hypogaea cultivar Tifrunner chromosome 6, arahy.Tifrunner.gnm2.J5K5, whole genome shotgun sequence genome, CCTATTTCCACCCTTAGATACATTAGTGGCCCAATGACACTGAGATATAGTACTTTAGAACCAaggatttcttcatttttttctttagggTGGAATTTATCTTTTTCCACATCCAAATACCTTACGATAATTGAGTACTTAATGGATATGACTTATCTATATAAAATCTCTTTAAGATCTTttttgtgtatgttgtttgataaataaagatcccattttttgtatgcttgatCTGTAGgctgagacaaaatttagtcttttcaagatctttcatctcaaactctttttTTAGATCTTTTATAATTGTTAGAATCTTTTTAGGaattccaatgatatttaaatcatcaacgtacacacaAAATAatgaggcctgctacacatacaagtctttttggcttacaagtcttacaagttcaATAAAACACACGCATTACACTTAATTAACGCATTACACACTTCCatattcaagagtaaataaaacGCACGTTATTCAATAACTTTCTGTTTCCAAAGtgcgctactcaccatgcattatgaatgactcttcttcttcttcctccatgaaaacaattttcttgccaaatttgaagataatggaacttcagaaatacatccaaatgattacagaaatacaccccaacgattacagaaatacacccaaaggattacagaaatacacccaaacggttacagaaattcacccaaacgattatagaaatacacccaaaggattacagaaatacactcaaaggattacaaaaatacacccaaaagatttaagaaatacacccaaaattcgttgaagtacaccttatgcatatttcagaactctttctctttctcctcctcatcttctgctgcttcttcttcttcaaaaatgatttcagaggttgatgtaaaaaaaatggaaatcgataataacgaagaaagaaaacagagagaaaagcacgtaaatgaagaagaagaacagaaagaggaagaagaacgtgcagcaagaagaagaagaaggagaaagagaaggcaagaaacaaaagaaaagaagaagaagaggaagaggaagaagaatgtgcaagaagaagaagaacgagaaagagaaagcaagaaacgaaagaaaagagaagaagaagaggaagaggaagaagaacgtgcagcaagaagaagaagaagaagaaagagaaggcaagaaacgaaagaaaagaagaagaagaagaggaagaggaagaagaagaagaacgtagaCCTTGCATCGCATTTTTGGGGTTTATTCGTTAATTAACTTGTAAAGCGTACAAACCCTAAtgacttgtatgcagagcttttctccaaaataatatCCAATATATGTGGGTACCAAAGTATTAACTTTGATACATCTAAAAAAATTAGGCCTCCAAGTACTTCCTTAATTATTACTCTATCACATCTATGTCTATGTCTActacaattttttctttctttcggtTTTTTTCTTCCCTCCACGTCGTTATATTTTTACGGCCATTGCTACGGTACTGAAAGGGTTTTTTCTTTGCTGGTGCTGAAAGTATGTGGTATGGTAAAGGAGGGGATGCGTGGTTGTGTTGCCTCCAAACTCCCGACAGTTTTTACGCCAAAGTTGATCGTGCTTGGATGGTGATGTATGCTGAAAATTTGGTTAGATGATGGTAATCTTGTCTTAATGATGCTAGTTATGTTATTGGGCCTTTGTTTTATGTTGAATGGTGACTTAGGTTTCTGTTTCTTCATCCTATTTTCAGATCTTGGAGATTCCTTACTATTGTCACTCTCATACGTGGGAGGTAGAGGCTTATAAGCTTCATTCTCAACACTCTCATAAAAATCATATGAAGATGATGATTGTGTCTCTTCtaaaatccaaagaattatcatCAAAAGAATCTATCTCCTCTATAAACTCTTCTTTAGAAACATATTCCACCCTCACATTGTCTCTAGGATTACTAGGCTGATCCATTAGATGCTCAAAGTACAAGAAGAATTCTTTCAGGTtgtgtttaagtataaaatcacacattttatttattattttgtcaCCAGCAAGTATTACGTGCAACCCATTCTCAAACACCAGTGCAGTTGAATCATGTTAGAATATGACTTTATACTCCAAATATCCTAACCCTCTGAATAACTCCTCCAAATCTTTTTTATTGACGAAGTTCATATCcattggaaaaaaaatttatctgCTTTTCTATCTTTATAGCATAACTCACATTTCAAAATTCTTTCGAACTTTTCCatcataattattatttgaattacatATTAAATACCTAACAATAATACTTGTTAGGTattcttttttaaattacaatcaatctttaattattatttgaatctACTATTAAATACCTAACAcataatgaataaaaatttttaaaaattatataaaaaatataatattatacatctaatttttttattaattattcaattaaattaattaaacataataaaaattaattataattaatattattataaattttattatttaatttaattaaatttaattcacaaaaaaaatttgaatatgtaagacaacatcattattcatataaaaataaaaacacttaTAATACAATTTTAAGCCATAAAATTTTTCATAGCCCGCGGGTCCACCTTCTAGTTTGTCTATATAGTTCTCCATCATTACATACACTACACACCTACAAATCAGGACCGAGGAGTGAAGCAGCATAATAATGGCAGAAGCAGGGAGTGAGAGCGTTTCCATTCCTCGCGTGAACCTTGGTTCCCAAGGCCTTCAAGTTTAGCTTCTTTCATTCACTTAATGCATGTAATTATTTTCACCCCCAATTCCTTGAAATTCCTCTTTTTATACGTAGGTTTCAAAGTTGGGGTTTGGGTGTATGGGCCTCACTGGAGCTTACAACGATCCTCTCCCAGAAGAAGAAGCCATATCAGTTATTAAGCATGCTTTCACTCAAGGCATCACTTTTTTCGATACTGCTGATGTCTATGGTTCTAATCATGCTAACGAACTCTTGCTCGCCAAGGTATTAACTGTTCACTAATCGTCATCATTACTTTTACAAATTGGTGAATTCTTGTAAGTATGGTTCTGCTGCTACTGCTGCAAATTAATAAAAGACATTTATGAATTTCCTTCTTGACCAGGCTTTGAAGCAATTGCCCAGAGACAAGATACAGCTAGCAACAAAATTTGGCATTTCAAAAACAACCTTCTCTGATAGGCAGATCAAGGGTACACCAGACTATGTGCGGTCATGTTGTGAAGCTAGCTTGAAACGTCTTGATGTTCAATACATTGATCTCTATTATCAACATAGAGTCGACACATCGGTGCCTATAGAGCAAACAGTAAGTGATGATACAGACTAATGAAAGAAATTACTTGATCTATTTATCTGCCTTATCTCGTTTGATACATTCTGATATCTGAATAAATTTGGTGTATGTAATAGATGGGTGAACTTAAGAAACTGGTTGAGGAAGGGAAAGTGAAGTATATAGGGTTATCTGAAGCCAGCCCTGATACTATAAGGAGAGCGCATGCTGTTCATCCTATTACAGCAGTTCAATTAGAGTGGTCTCTTTGGACTCGAGACATCGAGGACGAAGTAATCCCTCTTTGCAGGTTAGTTATGGCTGTTTTTCTAGAGTTTCTACTTAAAGAACATAGTGATTAGACATCAGCTACTTGAAACTATGTCTCTCTGTGACTACACTTTTTTTTACCTTTTATCTTTATGCTTGTTTTAATACAGGGAACTTGGCATTGGAATTGTGCCTTATAGCCCTCTTGGTCGTGGCTTTTTTGGCGGCAAGGGAGTCGTGGAAACTGTGCCTTCTGTTAGCACCTTGGTACTATATTTGATCACTATGCTTGATTTAGTTACATTGCATCAAATTGTTATTAGGACTAATAAACAGCAAGGAATAATTCTTAATCCTGGAAGGATTATTGAACTAATTTGTGAGTTTAAATTAGATTGTCATCCATGTTCTTTCTTTAAGTCCAAGGTAGCCATCAAGAGTAAGAAGATCATTAGACTTGATTTTGCAACAAGAAACATGACAAAGATGAATTCTGATCTGATTGcttgttttttttccattttagaGTGGTCATCCCCGGTACCAAGCAGAGAACATAGAGAAGAACAAAAGGATATATGAGAAAATAGAAAGCCTTGCACAGAAGCATCAGTGCACTACTCCTCAGTTGGCATTAGCATGGGTACTCCAACAAGGCAATGATGTTGTGCCTATTCCTGGTatgatcaatttttaaatttggatacATACTTGTTCTGGTGATAATAGTGCTGCTTAGCTTGGTTGCAAGTTTGCAACAATTATGTTGATGGAGATAGGGTTTTACAGGAACTACTAAAATCAAGAACCTGGATCAAAACATAGGTGCCTTGTTGGTAAAACTTAGTGAGAACGACCTAAGGGAAATTTCGGAAGCAGTTCCGATTGATGATGTAGCAGGAGTTAGGCACTACGATGAAGGGCATGCTAAATTTTCTTGGAAGTCTGCTAACACACCTCCAAATGATTCAAGTGTCTCAACTTGAAGCACCTATAATAATAGGGAACACAAAATTATGAATAAATGGTAATTCTGCACCTACCAATGTATGATCCAGATGTATAATACCTTGTTTTACTggaaaatgtttgaatgtgagTTCCTTGAAAATATAGAAAGATATTAGTCCAAGTCTATTCTAGTTGATTGGCTGGGTAGATACTACATGATGTCTCAGTTTTATGTGTAATATAGGTTTGTGTTGTAACAAAACTTATGTATAATAATAGGGCTTTCCTTTATTATCCATCCATGTACCTGCtaaagtattaatgaaattattagagtaggattttaattattctaatttaaGGAATTATAAATCATGATAAGGCAGAAACAATAAAGCGACACCACACACAATCCGTCATTCTTATTTACCGGGTTTTGACTTTTGAATGCTTGGTGACATTATCAGTGACGATTAAGGTCCAGATCTATTGGTCAAGATTTCAAAACACAAAGTAGTATCCAATATATGTGGATACCAAAGTATTAACTTTGATAAATCTAAAAGAATCAGGCTTTGAAATACTTCCTTGATTATTACTCTATCACATCTGTGTCTATGTCTACtaccattttttctttcttttggtttttCTTTCCTCCACGGCtctgtatttcttttttttttaggtttttcactGTATTTTTTAGCCCGGCAAGTCAAAGGCTAATCTGCTGCAGTACTGaattccatttaagggtttgtcgttGGCCAATGAATtattgcatgcacaaggcgggatttaAATTTTCGACACTTACTTAAACGGACTAGTAAGCCAACCATTAGACCAATCTATCTTAATTACGTCACTATATTTTTGAATGGCATCATTCTGTTTCTTCGCTTTTTTCATCAGGaagtgtttttctctcttttttttccctctcttgaaaggggagtgttagggtcaggttttgtaatttgtagttatCATtagtgtttttaaattttaatggtgtgaaattatatctaatggtgtaagattactcacttttctttgctagtTAAGTgctgaccaaattttaataaaagtactggCCTAAACTTTCTCCTCTTGAAAATAAGAGTTTTTTCTAAGACGTCGTCTAAATAGAgtactttattaaaaaatataaatcttatattaattaaatatattgatAAAGTATTAAAAACAAAACCTTTCTATGTTTTTTTACCTAGTCCACTAAGACATTCTTTAGTTAGTTTCCTAAAAATGTTTCAAGGTGTGATATCTATTGCTATTGTATGGTGAAATATATAACGtttataaactaattaaattgttaaaagtttaaaaacaCTTTAGAGACATAAGTTTTAGCTGTcagagcatatatatatatattttaaattggcCACACAAGTGCAAGAAGCGCATCTGGTGTAGTGGTATCATAGTACCCTCCCACGGTACTGACCGGGGTTCGATTCCCCGGATGCGCATTCTCAAATATTTTTGAACAATATAATTACACAAAGTACTCAAATTATGAAAGAATTGAAAGCAGTGGTAACACCTTAATATCTTAGGTTCACCAACCACATAACACGTGGCATGAGTTCTACTTACAACCATTCACCAACTTTTCAAAACGCAATTGTGGTAGGTAGGTAGTAGGTTCATATTTTGAATAGAGGAGGAAACTTGGAACACAAACACAAAAATGGCAGAAGTTCCTAGAGTCAAGCTTGGACCCCAAGGTCTTGAGGTATCTATGTTGTTTCATTCATTCACTTTCAGTAGTAGTACTCTGAACCTGCTTCACATTTATGCTTACTTTTGATAATGATAGGTTTCTAAGATAGGATTCGGATGTATGGGGTTAACTGGTGTGTACAATGATCCTGTTCCTGAAGAAGTTGGCATCTCAATCATCAAGTATGCATTCAGCAAAGGAATCACTTTTTTTGACACTGCTGATTTCTATGGTGCCCATGCCAATGAAGTTCTTGTCGGAAAGGTTCACATTTCAACTTTAATTCAttgtttttgttagtggttttttcATCCTGTGAATAAAACAATGAAAATGGCAGTAGTTATATGATAATTTGCCCTATCTCTTCAGGCTCTTAAGGAGTTACCTCGTGATAAGGTTCAGATTGCCACCAAATTTGGTATTGTCAAAATGGATATGGCTTCTAACACTGTTGTAGTCAATGGTACCCCTGAATATGTTAGATCTTGTTGTGAGGGTAGTCTTCAGCGCCTTGGTGTTGATTACATTGATCTCTATTATCAGCACCGTGTCGACACCACGGTCCCCATTGAGGACACTGTAATTTCCATTGAactctactttttttttcttgatttgggATAGTTTAGTAGCTGTTTGTATTTCTGATTTTTCTGTTCCTGAATGAGATAGATGGGGGAGCTTAAGAAGCTGGTGGAAGAGGGCaaagtaaagcatatagggttatCTGAAGCAAGTCCTGATACTATTAGGAGGGCGCATTCTGTTCATCCTATTACAGCCGTGCAATTGGAGTGGTCGCTTTGGACTCGCGAAATTGAACAAGATATTGTTCCACTTTGCAGGTAAAAATGCTAAGGATTTTTGCATGTTAAGTGTTATGCGATTTTTGGGAGAATATGTTATTCTAATTCCTAGGCTAGTAGCTGATTCCATTTTCCTGGCTTACCTAATTATATGATATGCATAAACTAAGTTGAGTTGGTATGAAATCTAGAGTTTTGTTTTGATGATTTCTTTCTAGTGTTAAGTGCTTTTCCACATCCTA contains:
- the LOC112695436 gene encoding probable aldo-keto reductase 1 isoform X1, with the protein product MAEVPRVKLGPQGLEVSKIGFGCMGLTGVYNDPVPEEVGISIIKYAFSKGITFFDTADFYGAHANEVLVGKALKELPRDKVQIATKFGIVKMDMASNTVVVNGTPEYVRSCCEGSLQRLGVDYIDLYYQHRVDTTVPIEDTMGELKKLVEEGKVKHIGLSEASPDTIRRAHSVHPITAVQLEWSLWTREIEQDIVPLCRELGIAIVPYSPLGRGFFGGKGVTESIPANSFLAYQPRIRGENLDKNKILYSKLEKLAKKHGCKPSQLALAWILNQGDDIVPIPGTTKTTNLDINISSLEVKLKEDDLKEITDAVPISEVAGDRTTAAFVKCSWKFADTPPKRS
- the LOC112695434 gene encoding probable aldo-keto reductase 1, producing the protein MAEAGSESVSIPRVNLGSQGLQVSKLGFGCMGLTGAYNDPLPEEEAISVIKHAFTQGITFFDTADVYGSNHANELLLAKALKQLPRDKIQLATKFGISKTTFSDRQIKGTPDYVRSCCEASLKRLDVQYIDLYYQHRVDTSVPIEQTMGELKKLVEEGKVKYIGLSEASPDTIRRAHAVHPITAVQLEWSLWTRDIEDEVIPLCRELGIGIVPYSPLGRGFFGGKGVVETVPSVSTLSGHPRYQAENIEKNKRIYEKIESLAQKHQCTTPQLALAWVLQQGNDVVPIPGTTKIKNLDQNIGALLVKLSENDLREISEAVPIDDVAGVRHYDEGHAKFSWKSANTPPNDSSVST
- the LOC112695436 gene encoding probable aldo-keto reductase 1 isoform X2, which produces MGLTGVYNDPVPEEVGISIIKYAFSKGITFFDTADFYGAHANEVLVGKALKELPRDKVQIATKFGIVKMDMASNTVVVNGTPEYVRSCCEGSLQRLGVDYIDLYYQHRVDTTVPIEDTMGELKKLVEEGKVKHIGLSEASPDTIRRAHSVHPITAVQLEWSLWTREIEQDIVPLCRELGIAIVPYSPLGRGFFGGKGVTESIPANSFLAYQPRIRGENLDKNKILYSKLEKLAKKHGCKPSQLALAWILNQGDDIVPIPGTTKTTNLDINISSLEVKLKEDDLKEITDAVPISEVAGDRTTAAFVKCSWKFADTPPKRS